A genomic window from Lycium barbarum isolate Lr01 chromosome 4, ASM1917538v2, whole genome shotgun sequence includes:
- the LOC132636940 gene encoding pectinesterase inhibitor 3-like, with protein MKILLFVLLLLLILHLSHFTSGEKTIISSSSSCKNLVNTSCTNASYPKICIRTLSSYSAIKTPKDLAKASLNVSLSRANKASKFLIHLKVKSKREKGALVDCIEQIGDSIGELKKAIFELRHLHKGFGFKFQMSNLETWVSAAMTNDDTCLDGFKEINGKVRHDLKRRIANVAKVTSNALYLINILD; from the coding sequence ATGAAGATACTTCTCTTTGTTCTCCTTCTTCTCCTCATTCTCCATTTATCTCACTTCACAAGTGGGGAAAAAACAATCATCTCATCATCTTCATCTTGCAAAAATCTTGTTAACACATCTTGCACCAATGCAAGTTACCCCAAAATTTGCATTAGAACCCTCTCATCATACTCAGCCATAAAAACACCAAAAGACTTAGCAAAAGCATCTCTAAATGTGAGCCTTTCAAGAGCCAACAAAGCTTCCAAATTCCTCATACATCTGAAAGTAAAAAGCAAGAGAGAAAAAGGGGCACTTGTTGATTGTATAGAGCAAATAGGCGACTCTATAGGTGAGCTAAAAAAGGCTATTTTTGAACTCAGGCATTTGCATAAAGGGTTTGGTTTTAAGTTCCAAATGAGCAATTTGGAGACTTGGGTTAGTGCTGCTATGACAAATGATGATACTTGTCTTGATGGTTTCAAAGAAATTAATGGCAAAGTTAGGCATGATTTGAAGAGAAGGATTGCTAATGTTGCTAAGGTTACTAGTAATGCTCTCTACCTCATCAATATACTTGACTAA